In Archangium violaceum, the following are encoded in one genomic region:
- the moaA gene encoding GTP 3',8-cyclase MoaA yields MTPAPPIRDPLTPPLLDAQGRTMTYLRLSVTDRCNFRCTYCSPASWGGKKDLLTPEEFERIVSVFARMGIRRVRLTGGEPLIRPDIVEVSRRIAAVPGVERVAITTNASHLERLAVPLREAGVTQLNISLDTLSEATFRRISKQGEFATILRGIDAAVGADYASLKLNVVVMRGVNDTEVPDLIAYAHARGMVPRFIELMPFGQGTPVPTAELVDGLRTTGLSLVPEDEQNSVTAGPARYWRAHGGLVGFISPLTQNFCGGCNRVRVASNGDLRSCLGGRAQAPLHTLIRGGATDAELALAIRGALGEKPEGHRFTEPGAGASLLSMMGIGG; encoded by the coding sequence ATGACGCCAGCCCCTCCTATAAGGGATCCCCTGACTCCTCCCCTGCTCGACGCTCAGGGGAGAACCATGACCTACCTGCGGCTGTCCGTGACGGACCGGTGCAACTTCCGCTGCACGTACTGCTCGCCAGCGAGCTGGGGTGGGAAGAAGGACCTGCTGACGCCCGAGGAATTCGAGCGCATCGTCTCCGTCTTCGCCCGAATGGGCATCCGGCGGGTGCGGCTCACCGGAGGCGAGCCCCTGATCCGCCCGGACATCGTCGAGGTCTCCCGGCGCATCGCCGCGGTGCCAGGCGTGGAGCGGGTGGCCATCACCACCAACGCCAGCCACCTGGAGCGGTTGGCCGTGCCCCTGCGCGAGGCGGGCGTCACCCAGCTCAACATCAGCCTGGACACCCTGTCCGAGGCCACCTTCCGGCGCATCTCGAAGCAGGGAGAGTTCGCCACCATCCTGCGCGGCATCGACGCGGCCGTGGGGGCGGACTACGCCTCCCTCAAGCTGAACGTCGTCGTCATGCGCGGGGTGAACGATACCGAGGTGCCGGACCTCATCGCGTATGCCCACGCCCGGGGCATGGTGCCGCGCTTCATCGAGCTGATGCCCTTCGGACAGGGCACCCCGGTGCCCACCGCGGAGCTGGTGGACGGGCTGCGCACCACCGGCCTCTCCCTCGTCCCCGAGGACGAGCAGAACAGCGTCACCGCGGGCCCAGCCCGCTACTGGCGCGCGCACGGGGGGCTCGTGGGATTCATCTCTCCCCTCACCCAGAACTTCTGTGGCGGTTGCAACCGCGTGCGCGTGGCCTCCAATGGAGACCTGCGCAGCTGCCTCGGCGGGCGCGCCCAGGCGCCGCTGCACACGCTCATCCGCGGCGGAGCCACGGACGCGGAGCTGGCCCTGGCCATCCGCGGCGCCCTCGGCGAGAAGCCCGAAGGCCACCGCTTCACCGAGCCCGGTGCGGGCGCCTCGCTGCTGTCCATGATGGGCATTGGCGGCTGA
- a CDS encoding DUF4870 domain-containing protein, which produces MEMQQQAGFITGSPAPTADEKTWGMIAHLSALVASVVGFPFLGPLIVWLTKGKESPWVEAQAKEALNFQITVFIALVVSALLTCAVIGIFLLPLVGLAALVLSIIAGIKANNGEMYRYPATLRLVK; this is translated from the coding sequence ATGGAAATGCAGCAGCAGGCCGGTTTCATCACCGGTTCGCCGGCGCCCACGGCGGACGAGAAGACGTGGGGCATGATCGCGCACCTGAGCGCGCTGGTGGCGTCCGTGGTGGGGTTCCCCTTCCTCGGACCGCTCATCGTGTGGCTCACCAAGGGCAAGGAGTCGCCCTGGGTGGAGGCTCAGGCGAAGGAGGCGCTCAACTTCCAGATCACCGTCTTCATCGCGCTCGTCGTCTCGGCCCTCCTGACGTGTGCGGTGATCGGCATCTTCCTGCTGCCGCTGGTGGGACTCGCCGCGCTGGTGCTGTCCATCATCGCCGGCATCAAGGCCAACAACGGCGAGATGTACCGCTACCCGGCCACGCTCCGGCTGGTGAAGTAA
- the thiC gene encoding phosphomethylpyrimidine synthase ThiC, with protein MSGASKSLKVDGKVLEGITRGPLPASRKVYVPGVRYPDLRVPMREISQTPTRHGHGPDAKETPNPSILVYDSSGPYTDPEATLELRAGLPAVRAEWIRRRGDVEELSGVTSEYGRTREADPRLSGLRFTHRRKPLVAKQGANVTQLHYARGGIITPEMEFVALRENLKREAALAELSRQHPGHSWGAAIPREITPEFVRDEVARGRAIIPANINHPELEPMIIGRNFLVKINANIGNSAVTSSIEEEVEKMVWSIRWGADTVMDLSTGRNIHETREWILRNAPVPIGTVPIYQALEKVGGKAEDLTWDIYRDTLIEQCEQGVDYFTIHAGVLLRYIPLTAKRMTGIVSRGGSILAKWCLAHHQENFLYTHFEEICEILKAYDVSFSLGDGLRPGSIADANDAAQFGELETLGELTKIAWKHDVQVMIEGPGHVPMHLIQENMTKQLAVCHEAPFYTLGPLTTDIAPGYDHFTSGIGAAMIGWFGTAMLCYVTPKEHLGLPNRDDVKEGVITYKIAAHAADLAKGHPGAQMRDNALSKARFEFRWEDQFNLSLDPERARAFHDETLPAEGAKVAHFCSMCGPQFCSMKITQDVRDYAEKTGLSEQKVLESGMAEKSEEFKKAGGELYR; from the coding sequence GTGAGCGGAGCCTCGAAGAGCCTCAAGGTGGATGGCAAGGTCCTGGAGGGCATCACCCGGGGGCCCCTGCCGGCCTCGCGCAAGGTGTATGTGCCCGGCGTGCGGTACCCGGACCTCCGTGTGCCCATGCGGGAGATCAGCCAGACGCCTACCCGTCATGGCCACGGTCCGGACGCGAAGGAGACACCCAACCCGTCCATTCTCGTCTACGACTCGAGCGGCCCGTACACGGACCCCGAGGCGACCCTGGAGCTCCGGGCGGGATTGCCCGCCGTGCGCGCCGAGTGGATCCGCCGCCGTGGGGACGTGGAGGAGCTGTCCGGTGTCACCTCCGAGTATGGCCGTACCCGGGAGGCGGACCCGCGCCTGTCCGGGCTGCGCTTCACCCATCGCCGCAAGCCGCTGGTGGCGAAGCAGGGGGCGAATGTCACCCAGTTGCACTATGCCCGCGGGGGGATCATCACTCCCGAGATGGAGTTCGTGGCGCTGCGCGAGAACCTCAAGCGCGAGGCCGCCCTCGCCGAGCTGTCCCGGCAGCATCCAGGCCACTCGTGGGGGGCGGCGATTCCCAGGGAGATCACCCCCGAGTTCGTGCGTGACGAGGTGGCGCGTGGCCGCGCCATCATCCCGGCCAACATCAACCACCCGGAGCTGGAGCCGATGATCATCGGCCGCAACTTCCTGGTGAAGATCAACGCCAACATCGGCAACTCGGCCGTCACTTCCTCCATCGAGGAGGAGGTGGAGAAGATGGTGTGGTCCATCCGCTGGGGCGCGGACACGGTGATGGACCTGTCCACCGGCCGCAACATCCACGAGACGCGCGAGTGGATTCTCCGCAATGCCCCGGTTCCCATCGGCACCGTGCCCATCTACCAGGCGCTGGAGAAGGTGGGCGGCAAGGCGGAGGATCTCACCTGGGATATCTACCGGGACACCCTCATCGAGCAGTGCGAGCAGGGGGTGGACTACTTCACCATCCACGCGGGCGTGCTGCTGCGCTACATCCCGCTCACCGCGAAGCGCATGACCGGCATCGTGAGCCGGGGCGGCTCCATCCTGGCCAAGTGGTGCCTGGCCCACCACCAGGAGAACTTCCTCTACACGCACTTCGAGGAGATCTGCGAGATCCTCAAGGCGTACGACGTCAGCTTCAGCCTGGGAGATGGGCTGCGGCCGGGCTCCATCGCGGACGCCAACGACGCGGCGCAGTTCGGCGAGCTGGAGACGCTGGGCGAGCTGACGAAGATCGCCTGGAAGCACGACGTGCAGGTGATGATCGAGGGTCCGGGCCACGTGCCCATGCACCTCATCCAGGAGAACATGACGAAGCAACTGGCGGTGTGCCACGAGGCGCCCTTCTACACACTCGGGCCCCTCACCACGGACATCGCGCCGGGGTACGACCACTTCACCAGCGGCATCGGCGCGGCGATGATCGGCTGGTTCGGCACGGCGATGCTCTGCTACGTCACCCCCAAGGAGCACCTGGGGCTGCCCAACCGGGATGACGTGAAGGAAGGTGTCATCACCTACAAGATCGCCGCCCACGCCGCGGACCTCGCCAAGGGGCACCCGGGTGCGCAGATGCGCGACAACGCCCTGTCCAAGGCCCGCTTCGAGTTCCGCTGGGAGGACCAGTTCAACCTCTCGTTGGACCCCGAGCGCGCCCGCGCCTTCCATGACGAGACCCTGCCCGCCGAGGGCGCCAAGGTGGCCCACTTCTGCTCCATGTGCGGCCCGCAGTTCTGCTCGATGAAGATCACCCAGGACGTACGCGACTACGCGGAGAAGACAGGGCTTTCCGAGCAGAAGGTGCTGGAGTCCGGCATGGCCGAGAAGAGCGAGGAGTTCAAGAAGGCCGGCGGGGAACTCTACCGCTGA
- a CDS encoding CBS domain-containing protein encodes MQTVGELMTRNLVTLTETQNLALAEELLRLHRIRHLPVVRNGKLIGLVTHRDLLRAAAQRGGADPAKQPLWASDVMVRDVKTVHADTSTREAVKLMLDNKYGCLPVVGADGQLVGIITEADMVRFAQHLIEDMDRRSLAAEYEA; translated from the coding sequence ATGCAGACCGTCGGAGAGCTGATGACCCGCAACCTGGTCACTCTCACGGAGACCCAGAACCTCGCCCTGGCGGAGGAGTTGCTCCGCCTGCACCGCATCCGTCACTTGCCCGTGGTGCGCAACGGGAAGCTCATCGGGCTCGTCACCCACCGAGACCTGCTGCGGGCCGCCGCGCAGCGCGGTGGAGCGGACCCGGCCAAGCAGCCGCTCTGGGCCTCGGACGTGATGGTGCGCGACGTGAAGACGGTTCATGCGGACACGTCCACCCGTGAAGCGGTGAAGCTGATGCTGGACAACAAGTACGGCTGCCTGCCCGTGGTGGGAGCGGACGGACAACTGGTCGGCATCATCACCGAGGCGGACATGGTCCGCTTCGCCCAGCACCTCATCGAGGACATGGACCGCCGAAGCCTCGCGGCCGAATACGAAGCCTGA
- a CDS encoding universal stress protein, protein MSIVFGTDFSERAMTAARAAVAFAHRNGEVLHLVHVTEYGSAGRTTATDEALRREVSARLEAQAAELRAGDTRVESHLLEGAPDEVLVEHAASVHASLLIVSHHGQRAPRWRIGNVAERVVQTARCPVLVVRSASALESWARGERSLRVLLGLDFSPPSEAAVAWVRKLRTLGNCEVVAAHHYWGADAHVRYGVPLSTEAEVTPEVEEALRRDLTARLGDMPGTGAVWVHLDPGLGRPSDSLVALARKEEADLIVVGTHQRTGASKWWYGSVSQRIIHEAPVSVLCVPASAATPLTIPEVRRVLAPTDLSEVGVSAIRHAYSVVPAGGTVYLLHVLEPLGGTPPLYAQYLSPQPPQVRTPEQERVAEELRGLIPPEAAARGISTRVEVVHGRKVSETISQAAERFNCDVICLATHGRSGLSKALVGSVAQEVIQSSSRPVLLVRPI, encoded by the coding sequence ATGTCGATCGTCTTCGGAACGGACTTCTCGGAGCGGGCGATGACAGCGGCACGGGCGGCGGTGGCGTTCGCCCACCGCAACGGCGAGGTGCTCCACCTGGTCCACGTCACCGAGTATGGAAGCGCGGGGCGTACCACCGCGACCGACGAGGCCCTGCGCCGAGAGGTGTCCGCCCGCCTGGAGGCCCAGGCCGCCGAGCTGCGCGCCGGAGACACGCGGGTGGAGTCGCACCTGCTGGAGGGAGCCCCGGACGAGGTCCTCGTCGAGCACGCGGCCAGCGTCCATGCCTCCCTCCTCATCGTGTCCCACCATGGGCAGCGGGCACCCCGCTGGCGCATCGGCAACGTGGCGGAGCGGGTGGTGCAGACGGCCCGGTGCCCGGTGCTGGTCGTCCGCTCGGCGAGCGCGCTGGAGTCCTGGGCACGCGGGGAGCGCAGCCTGCGTGTCCTCCTCGGCCTGGACTTCTCCCCTCCTTCGGAGGCGGCGGTGGCCTGGGTGCGCAAGCTGCGCACGCTCGGCAACTGCGAGGTGGTGGCTGCCCACCACTACTGGGGTGCGGACGCGCATGTACGCTACGGCGTCCCCCTGTCCACCGAGGCCGAGGTGACGCCCGAGGTGGAGGAGGCGCTGCGGCGCGACCTGACGGCCCGCCTGGGGGACATGCCCGGCACCGGAGCCGTCTGGGTGCACCTGGATCCCGGCCTGGGCCGGCCCTCGGACTCGCTGGTGGCGCTGGCGCGCAAGGAGGAGGCGGATCTCATCGTGGTGGGGACCCACCAGCGCACCGGGGCGAGCAAGTGGTGGTACGGCTCGGTGTCGCAGCGCATCATCCACGAGGCCCCCGTCTCCGTGCTCTGTGTGCCCGCCAGCGCGGCGACTCCCCTCACCATCCCCGAGGTGCGTCGGGTACTGGCCCCCACGGATCTCTCCGAGGTGGGTGTCAGTGCCATCCGTCACGCGTACTCGGTGGTTCCAGCCGGAGGCACCGTCTACCTGCTGCACGTGCTGGAGCCCCTGGGGGGGACGCCCCCGCTCTATGCGCAGTACCTCTCGCCCCAGCCCCCCCAGGTCCGCACGCCCGAACAGGAGCGCGTCGCCGAGGAGCTGCGCGGGCTCATCCCACCCGAGGCGGCCGCCCGGGGCATCTCCACGCGGGTGGAGGTGGTCCACGGCCGCAAGGTGTCCGAGACCATCAGCCAGGCGGCCGAGCGGTTCAACTGTGATGTCATCTGCCTGGCCACCCATGGGCGCTCGGGACTCTCCAAGGCCCTGGTCGGCTCGGTGGCCCAGGAGGTCATCCAGAGCAGCTCCCGGCCGGTCCTGCTCGTCCGTCCCATCTGA
- a CDS encoding OsmC family protein, which yields MTYVAITEFETRLQWRSDCGAQLFGEQTPSIPLGGQNSDLEGQWNPEALLVGAVEGRTLVAFLEQVRALGVEVLFYQSSAVARRVDGPDGLPHYTDLIVRPHVAVRDETDATAVRRIFDALPERCFPSSMLRLTPRIEPIVDIWDEQHAAALEEDRRHGRSWRFMEGGRAAGYEP from the coding sequence GTGACCTACGTTGCCATCACCGAGTTCGAGACGCGGCTCCAGTGGCGGAGCGACTGTGGCGCCCAGCTCTTTGGAGAGCAGACCCCCTCCATTCCCCTGGGTGGGCAAAACTCCGACCTGGAAGGGCAATGGAATCCCGAGGCCCTGCTGGTGGGGGCCGTGGAGGGACGTACCCTGGTGGCCTTCCTGGAGCAGGTACGCGCCCTGGGGGTGGAGGTTCTCTTCTATCAGAGCTCCGCGGTGGCCCGCCGGGTGGACGGGCCGGATGGGCTACCCCACTACACGGACCTGATCGTCCGTCCCCATGTGGCCGTCCGCGACGAGACGGACGCCACCGCCGTACGTCGGATCTTCGACGCGCTCCCGGAGCGCTGTTTCCCCAGCTCCATGCTGCGGCTCACCCCGCGCATCGAGCCCATCGTCGACATCTGGGATGAACAGCACGCCGCCGCGCTGGAGGAGGATCGCCGCCACGGACGGTCCTGGCGTTTCATGGAAGGGGGACGGGCGGCTGGCTATGAACCTTGA